From Pelomicrobium methylotrophicum, one genomic window encodes:
- a CDS encoding prepilin-type N-terminal cleavage/methylation domain-containing protein, with translation MKSKGFTLIELVIVIIILGILAAVALPRFIDLRSDAASAAVKSAAGAISSASAINYAAAIAGNTASQAITTASNACSVMINNLLQNASDFTTATAVSAGQFRYANAAAIGTCGTAGNTLACNITSNSDTSKTATATVICTG, from the coding sequence ATGAAAAGTAAAGGTTTCACCTTGATCGAGCTGGTGATCGTCATCATTATCCTGGGCATTCTGGCGGCCGTGGCGCTGCCGAGATTCATCGACCTCAGAAGCGATGCGGCTAGTGCCGCAGTCAAAAGTGCTGCCGGTGCAATCTCCAGCGCCTCAGCAATCAATTACGCTGCTGCTATCGCCGGTAATACGGCCTCGCAGGCAATTACCACCGCATCCAATGCCTGCTCGGTGATGATCAACAACCTCTTGCAGAATGCGAGCGACTTCACCACAGCGACAGCAGTTTCCGCCGGGCAATTCCGCTATGCCAATGCTGCTGCCATCGGCACCTGCGGCACTGCCGGTAATACGCTTGCGTGCAACATCACCTCAAACAGTGACACAAGCAAGACAGCGACCGCAACGGTCATCTGCACCGGCTGA
- a CDS encoding class I SAM-dependent methyltransferase, whose translation MTLPRWLSRYFGLPADDGSVSGQEGADSLFRRDGDERLLLHIGCGQADIRSLPSGFQSGWREIRVDLDPAARPHLLASFADLTLVPDGSVDAVFSSHTIEHLYWFEVPQALAECRRVLRPDGMLVTTCPDLQAAAEMIAADRIDEVAYISPAGPVTPFDIVFSYRPFVERAPQTMSHKCGFTVRTLSTAMREAGFPAVFAFRRPAHFDLWCLARPIPTPPEELERLAAAYLAPRA comes from the coding sequence ATGACGTTGCCGCGCTGGCTTTCCCGCTATTTCGGCCTGCCTGCCGATGACGGTTCCGTATCCGGTCAGGAGGGAGCAGACTCCCTTTTCAGGCGCGATGGCGACGAGCGGCTGCTGCTGCATATCGGCTGCGGACAGGCGGACATCCGCAGTCTACCTTCAGGATTTCAGAGCGGCTGGCGCGAGATTCGCGTCGATCTCGACCCGGCGGCCCGTCCCCATCTGCTCGCCTCGTTTGCGGACCTGACCTTGGTACCGGACGGCAGCGTTGATGCCGTATTCAGTTCCCACACCATCGAGCATCTGTACTGGTTCGAAGTCCCGCAGGCCCTCGCGGAATGCCGGCGCGTGCTGCGTCCGGACGGCATGCTGGTGACCACCTGCCCCGACCTGCAGGCTGCAGCGGAAATGATCGCTGCCGACCGCATCGATGAGGTCGCCTACATTTCGCCCGCCGGCCCAGTCACGCCCTTCGACATCGTCTTTAGCTATCGGCCGTTCGTCGAACGTGCCCCGCAAACCATGAGCCACAAGTGCGGCTTCACCGTGCGTACCCTCTCTACGGCTATGCGCGAGGCGGGGTTCCCGGCGGTGTTCGCGTTCCGCCGGCCGGCCCATTTCGATCTCTGGTGTCTGGCCCGGCCCATTCCCACCCCGCCCGAGGAGCTCGAGCGGCTGGCAGCCGCTTATCTCGCACCGCGCGCCTGA